One Comamonas endophytica genomic region harbors:
- the traI gene encoding TraI/MobA(P) family conjugative relaxase, whose translation MIAKRIPRAKGTSSPARLVRYMIAAKGGIDPASWLRTADYILDTQETTAVGERVASYRVTNCGTDDPAIATILISAKQAENRKSKADKTYHLVFSFPQGENPSLDVLHAIEDELCAAIGLADHQRISAIHKDTDHLHVHVAINKVHPTGLQNIEPYYDKKRLMQACDALEIKYALQRTFHGAKEIENERQGFIQLGPEQICSERDSKFRKYLLKSYDISFEESPEANTFNDLRTLSGCGLAHAANRNKVLLPGDACSGLGAAGESSADGMRRAGNGHRENVGHKGIDIEAKSGIETLTGYVAREIAAELRAATSWAEIHMAVARHGLEANLRGAGLVFGDPGLPLWTKASSCGRDLSLKALSDRLGPYQPAAHKLQRKSNKSYAPRPRGMGVSAAALYASYLRERQEQAAARRMGLERIRLTGLEANARLRKWMHAQRTLLKAAPKGAVRSITQGTLRQQFQATRANNRQALKQQRRALFSRTSMPGWARWLTEQAESGNLEALAVLRERDEVARKWHGDLLTAERADQAKAIVMNSLMPKVRRDGSVAYRTVDGGVVIDRKTHVHAQIATTGAAMVALDLAAQKFESQPLIVEGSAAFRLEVAALAGLHGLQVTFVDESMEQSRQASMRFKVQMPPANPIQASQEQAPKEGPKSREVAVPPTADLLASSQESVKRAAAGTPAPASQKQSPGEQRKNARAGEPNTSEGNLLNVTIWVNERNALGQKISSIGYHRLWMPGDAGAFRYAGKRRMQDGSEVLLLQHANEVVVKPASVHVVAKAARWRVGQTVHLDARGRFIDRNKGVEL comes from the coding sequence ATGATTGCCAAAAGAATACCTCGGGCCAAGGGAACCTCAAGCCCGGCCAGGCTGGTGCGGTACATGATTGCCGCCAAGGGAGGTATCGATCCTGCCTCGTGGCTAAGGACCGCAGACTATATTTTGGACACCCAGGAGACGACTGCCGTAGGTGAACGGGTGGCTAGCTATAGAGTGACAAACTGCGGTACGGACGACCCGGCCATTGCCACGATATTGATCAGCGCGAAACAAGCAGAAAACAGGAAATCAAAGGCCGATAAAACCTATCATTTGGTGTTTTCATTTCCGCAAGGTGAAAATCCAAGCCTTGATGTCTTGCATGCGATTGAAGATGAATTGTGCGCAGCCATAGGCTTGGCGGACCACCAAAGGATATCTGCCATCCATAAGGACACGGATCACTTGCATGTCCATGTAGCAATCAATAAGGTCCATCCTACGGGGCTGCAGAATATCGAGCCTTACTACGACAAGAAACGGCTCATGCAGGCATGCGATGCGCTTGAGATCAAATACGCCTTGCAACGAACTTTCCATGGAGCCAAGGAGATTGAAAATGAACGACAAGGATTCATTCAGCTCGGACCAGAGCAGATCTGCAGCGAGAGAGATAGCAAATTCAGAAAATACTTACTTAAGTCCTACGATATCTCGTTTGAAGAGTCACCAGAGGCCAACACCTTCAACGATTTGCGAACGCTGTCCGGCTGCGGTTTGGCACACGCTGCCAACCGAAATAAGGTGCTATTGCCGGGTGATGCATGTAGTGGTCTGGGGGCCGCAGGAGAAAGCAGCGCTGACGGCATGCGACGGGCGGGAAATGGCCATAGAGAAAATGTTGGCCATAAAGGAATAGATATAGAGGCCAAGAGCGGCATCGAAACGCTCACGGGTTATGTGGCACGCGAAATTGCCGCAGAGCTGCGTGCCGCTACCAGCTGGGCTGAAATACACATGGCTGTGGCCAGGCATGGGCTAGAAGCCAATCTGCGCGGAGCGGGCCTGGTCTTTGGCGATCCCGGACTCCCACTCTGGACCAAGGCCAGCAGCTGCGGACGCGACCTGTCCTTAAAAGCCCTATCGGACCGGCTGGGACCCTATCAGCCGGCAGCGCATAAATTGCAGCGCAAGAGCAACAAGTCCTATGCCCCCCGGCCACGGGGAATGGGCGTATCCGCCGCTGCGCTCTATGCAAGCTACCTGCGCGAGCGCCAGGAGCAAGCAGCGGCACGGCGCATGGGGCTCGAGCGGATCAGGCTAACCGGGCTGGAAGCCAACGCCCGATTGCGGAAGTGGATGCACGCCCAGCGCACCTTGCTGAAAGCCGCACCCAAGGGAGCCGTGCGCAGCATCACGCAAGGCACCTTACGGCAGCAGTTCCAAGCCACAAGAGCCAACAACCGCCAGGCGCTGAAACAGCAAAGGAGGGCGCTTTTTTCCCGCACCAGTATGCCGGGCTGGGCTCGCTGGCTGACCGAGCAAGCCGAAAGCGGAAACCTCGAGGCCTTGGCTGTACTGCGCGAGCGAGACGAGGTCGCACGCAAATGGCATGGCGACCTGCTTACCGCCGAGAGGGCAGACCAGGCAAAGGCCATCGTGATGAACTCCTTGATGCCCAAGGTGCGCAGGGACGGAAGCGTGGCGTACCGGACTGTGGACGGTGGGGTGGTGATCGACCGGAAGACCCATGTCCATGCGCAGATCGCGACCACGGGGGCCGCCATGGTGGCGTTGGACTTGGCCGCGCAGAAATTCGAGAGCCAGCCATTGATTGTGGAGGGAAGTGCTGCATTCCGGCTCGAAGTAGCTGCGCTGGCCGGCCTGCATGGCTTGCAGGTCACTTTCGTGGACGAGTCAATGGAGCAGTCGAGGCAGGCCTCGATGCGTTTCAAGGTACAGATGCCACCGGCGAATCCAATCCAAGCCAGCCAAGAACAGGCACCAAAAGAAGGGCCGAAAAGCAGGGAGGTGGCCGTACCGCCTACAGCGGATTTGCTGGCGTCATCCCAAGAATCGGTCAAAAGGGCTGCAGCAGGAACTCCAGCCCCTGCTAGCCAGAAGCAATCACCCGGGGAACAGCGCAAGAACGCGAGGGCAGGGGAGCCGAACACCTCGGAAGGAAACCTGTTGAACGTAACAATTTGGGTCAATGAGCGCAATGCATTGGGCCAAAAAATATCGTCTATAGGCTATCACCGGCTATGGATGCCCGGCGATGCCGGAGCCTTCCGGTACGCCGGCAAGCGGCGTATGCAAGATGGCTCGGAGGTGCTTTTGCTTCAGCACGCAAACGAGGTGGTGGTGAAGCCTGCAAGCGTGCATGTTGTCGCCAAGGCCGCGCGGTGGCGCGTGGGCCAGACAGTCCATCTGGACGCCCGGGGGCGCTTTATTGACCGCAATAAAGGTGTCGAGCTATGA
- a CDS encoding conjugal transfer protein TrbD codes for MDSNEPLRLTPFHRALHRPQQIMGGERELMLFSMLIAGGLVVSALNLLATGIGLVLWLVCVYGLRKMAKADPEMSKVYLRQLKYRAYYSPFSRPFRLAKSPRVY; via the coding sequence ATGGATAGCAACGAACCGCTGCGCCTGACGCCATTTCACCGGGCGCTGCACCGCCCGCAGCAAATCATGGGCGGAGAGCGCGAGCTGATGCTGTTCTCCATGCTGATTGCCGGTGGCCTGGTGGTTTCGGCGCTCAACCTGCTGGCAACGGGCATTGGCCTGGTGCTCTGGCTGGTCTGTGTCTATGGCCTGCGCAAGATGGCCAAGGCCGATCCTGAAATGTCGAAGGTCTATCTGCGGCAACTGAAATACCGGGCCTACTACAGCCCGTTTTCCCGGCCCTTCCGCCTCGCGAAATCGCCCCGGGTCTACTAG
- a CDS encoding TraK family protein, translated as MQDQPTQAQRGQGRVAFLALLEKFRTLLLEGHSLLTIHKDHQQQLGISYPQFTKYINRYLSAEVKDRHQKEISVGLGRHLLNASRMKNHSLKTQKKPAGNPNGFTYNPNSGNSRGDLI; from the coding sequence ATGCAAGATCAGCCTACTCAGGCCCAGCGCGGCCAAGGGCGCGTGGCCTTCCTGGCATTGCTTGAGAAATTCCGGACGCTGCTTCTAGAGGGCCATTCACTGCTCACCATCCACAAGGATCACCAGCAGCAACTCGGCATCTCCTATCCGCAATTCACCAAATATATCAACCGATATCTGAGTGCGGAAGTAAAGGATAGGCACCAAAAGGAAATTTCCGTCGGCTTGGGTAGACATCTGCTGAATGCTTCCCGAATGAAAAACCACAGTCTAAAGACACAGAAAAAACCTGCAGGCAATCCCAATGGATTTACCTACAACCCCAACAGCGGAAACTCACGCGGCGATCTCATTTGA
- a CDS encoding helix-turn-helix domain-containing protein codes for MRTDSQDADDAHSKAISPERLIFARNFRKARTKAKLTQRGVTKRTGFAQSWISAVETGRSNINLDNMAVLAKCVDVPLWQLLVP; via the coding sequence ATGCGAACGGATTCGCAAGACGCCGATGACGCACACAGCAAAGCGATCTCCCCAGAGCGATTGATCTTCGCTCGCAACTTCCGTAAAGCACGGACAAAAGCCAAGTTGACCCAGCGGGGCGTCACCAAGCGAACCGGATTCGCCCAGTCATGGATCAGCGCAGTTGAAACAGGACGTAGCAATATCAATCTCGACAACATGGCAGTTTTAGCCAAATGCGTTGACGTTCCGCTCTGGCAACTCCTTGTGCCATAG
- a CDS encoding transporter produces the protein MLALAPFRSKAAGLPDLLNFAALIDDGVVLGKDGSLMAGFFFRGDDAASATTEERNYLTALVNQYLARFGSGWAMWMDAARLPSPGYPAPEKSHFPEPVTALIDAERRAAFEAKDALFETEYALILQFLPPTRRDSRVGELVYDDEGRDDSNPADRLLAEFKKKIDDLQDGLGDLLHMRRMGSIVVSKPPGEREEAYESDELVNYLHFALTNEPIALRIPDCPMYLDAWLGFHELWPGDTPKLGKKFISCVAIEGFPGHSYPGILDMLDGLPLAYRWSSRFIFLEQHEAIAALNRYRLKWQQKIRGFWSQVMKSQKGMVNTDALEMSRQTEVAINDAKSGLVAYGYYTPVIVLMSESRTVLEDQARHVKRELERRGFGARVESVNALEAWLGSLPGQTFPNVRRPLVHTLNLADLLPLASVWPGLRENPCEFYPAGSPPLMQTVTTGDTPFRLNLHVGDVGHTLIFGPTGAGKSTLLASLHAQFRRYRSRPRRDGSHVPATITAFDKGRSLFALCKATSGIHYDIGNDEADTPALTPLIDIDSESDALWAEEWIATCFELQARKQPSPQQKSEIHRAMNLLRDSPRDFRSMTDYVSTIQDGEIRAALSHYTLNGSMGHLLDGKDDSLKLSSYTVFEIDELMNMGNANAIPVLLFLFRRFERSLKGQPAMLSLDEAWVMLGHPVFREKLREWLKELRKKNCLVILATQSLSDAVGSGLLDVLMEQCPTKILLPNKEAELHGTKDSPGPADLYAMFGLNNKEIALLKNGRYKRQYYYKSPLGRRIFELGLGPLALAFVAISDKETLAEIRRLIDTEGADWPLHWMTKKGVDYEKYLA, from the coding sequence ATGCTCGCCCTCGCCCCCTTCCGCAGCAAAGCCGCGGGGCTGCCTGACCTGCTCAACTTTGCGGCGCTGATCGATGACGGGGTCGTGCTGGGAAAGGACGGCTCGCTGATGGCTGGCTTTTTCTTCCGCGGGGACGATGCCGCCTCGGCAACGACCGAGGAACGCAACTATCTCACCGCGCTCGTCAACCAATACCTGGCGCGCTTTGGCTCGGGCTGGGCCATGTGGATGGATGCCGCCCGGCTCCCCTCGCCAGGCTATCCGGCACCAGAAAAATCCCATTTTCCAGAGCCCGTGACGGCGCTGATCGACGCGGAACGCCGCGCCGCCTTCGAGGCCAAGGATGCCCTGTTTGAAACGGAGTACGCCCTGATCCTGCAGTTCCTGCCACCGACCCGGCGCGACTCGAGGGTTGGCGAACTCGTCTATGACGATGAAGGCCGCGACGACTCAAACCCCGCAGACCGCCTGCTGGCGGAATTCAAGAAAAAGATAGACGACCTGCAAGACGGGCTGGGCGACCTTCTGCACATGCGCCGCATGGGATCCATCGTTGTGTCCAAGCCTCCTGGTGAACGGGAAGAAGCCTACGAGTCCGACGAACTGGTGAACTACCTTCACTTTGCGCTGACCAATGAGCCGATCGCGCTGCGCATCCCGGATTGCCCCATGTACCTCGACGCGTGGCTAGGATTCCATGAGCTATGGCCTGGCGACACGCCCAAGCTGGGAAAGAAATTCATCAGCTGCGTCGCCATCGAGGGCTTCCCAGGCCACTCATATCCCGGAATCCTCGACATGCTCGACGGCTTGCCGCTCGCCTACCGCTGGTCGAGCCGCTTCATCTTCCTTGAGCAGCACGAGGCCATTGCCGCGCTCAACCGGTACCGGCTGAAGTGGCAGCAGAAGATCCGCGGATTCTGGTCGCAGGTAATGAAGTCCCAAAAGGGCATGGTCAATACCGACGCATTGGAAATGTCGCGGCAGACCGAGGTAGCCATCAACGACGCCAAATCCGGGCTCGTGGCCTATGGCTACTACACGCCGGTCATCGTGTTGATGAGCGAGAGCCGCACGGTACTTGAAGACCAGGCGCGCCACGTCAAGCGGGAACTTGAACGCCGGGGTTTTGGCGCCCGCGTGGAATCCGTCAATGCCCTGGAGGCTTGGCTGGGGTCTTTGCCGGGCCAGACCTTCCCCAATGTGCGCCGGCCCCTGGTGCACACGCTGAACCTTGCGGACCTGTTGCCGCTGGCCAGCGTCTGGCCCGGGCTGCGTGAGAATCCATGCGAGTTCTACCCAGCAGGCTCTCCCCCGCTCATGCAGACGGTCACCACCGGTGACACGCCGTTCCGGCTGAATCTGCATGTGGGCGACGTCGGGCACACCCTGATCTTCGGCCCGACGGGCGCCGGCAAATCGACGCTTCTGGCTTCGCTCCACGCCCAATTCAGGCGCTATCGCAGCCGTCCGCGGCGTGACGGATCGCATGTGCCGGCAACCATCACGGCGTTTGACAAGGGACGCTCCCTGTTTGCCTTGTGCAAAGCGACCAGCGGCATTCATTACGACATTGGCAACGACGAAGCGGACACCCCGGCGCTGACGCCGCTGATCGACATCGACAGCGAGTCGGACGCGCTTTGGGCCGAGGAATGGATCGCCACATGCTTTGAGCTGCAAGCCAGGAAACAGCCCTCGCCGCAGCAGAAGTCGGAGATCCATCGGGCCATGAATCTCTTGCGGGACTCGCCACGCGACTTCCGCTCGATGACTGACTACGTTTCAACCATACAGGACGGCGAGATCCGGGCCGCCCTGTCGCACTACACGCTGAACGGCTCCATGGGTCATCTACTGGATGGCAAAGACGATTCTCTGAAATTGAGTAGCTACACCGTCTTTGAAATAGACGAGCTAATGAACATGGGGAATGCAAACGCCATCCCTGTGCTTCTATTCCTTTTTCGCCGCTTTGAGCGGTCCTTGAAAGGTCAGCCAGCAATGCTTTCGCTGGATGAGGCATGGGTGATGCTGGGCCATCCAGTTTTCCGGGAAAAACTGCGCGAATGGCTCAAGGAGCTTAGAAAGAAGAACTGTTTGGTCATTTTGGCAACGCAGAGCCTGTCCGATGCAGTGGGCTCTGGTCTGCTCGATGTCCTTATGGAACAGTGCCCCACAAAGATTCTCCTGCCCAACAAAGAGGCTGAGCTTCACGGGACCAAAGACAGCCCTGGCCCGGCTGATCTTTACGCGATGTTTGGACTGAACAATAAAGAAATTGCTCTGCTGAAGAACGGTCGATACAAGCGCCAATATTATTACAAGTCACCGCTTGGACGGCGGATATTTGAGCTAGGCCTGGGGCCTCTTGCACTGGCTTTTGTTGCGATATCAGACAAGGAAACACTGGCGGAAATTCGTCGCCTTATCGATACAGAAGGCGCGGACTGGCCGCTTCATTGGATGACCAAAAAGGGGGTGGACTATGAGAAATATCTCGCATAA
- the trbB gene encoding P-type conjugative transfer ATPase TrbB, whose product MQSSEPFNLSLNRSEHERRINEKLRRELGPNICRLLEDPDVIEIMLNPDGKLWVECLGAPMVSIGGLSASQAESLMGTVASTLKTQITAQNPILECELPLDGSRFEALIPPVVRSPTFTIRKKAIRIFSLDDYVDAGTMNSDQRDAIQAAVRNRRNILVVGGTGTGKTTLTNAITDYMTKVCPQDRLAIIEDTGELQCNAPNAVTMRSVDHVDMTRLLKATMRLRPDRILVGEVRDGAALALLKAWNTGHPGGAATVHANSAAAGLIRLEQLVAEATQAPMQSLIAEAIDLIVSIGKESGKRRVQEVVLVEAYDGHAYVTKPV is encoded by the coding sequence ATGCAAAGTTCAGAACCCTTCAACCTGTCACTGAACCGATCGGAGCATGAGCGCCGCATCAATGAGAAGCTGCGCCGCGAACTTGGTCCGAACATCTGCCGGCTCCTGGAAGATCCGGATGTGATCGAGATCATGCTCAACCCCGACGGAAAGTTGTGGGTGGAATGCCTTGGGGCGCCGATGGTATCGATCGGGGGGCTTTCAGCCTCGCAAGCAGAGTCGCTCATGGGGACGGTGGCCTCGACCCTGAAGACGCAGATAACCGCTCAGAACCCCATCCTGGAATGCGAGTTGCCGCTGGACGGCTCGCGTTTCGAGGCGCTGATCCCTCCCGTTGTGCGCTCGCCTACCTTCACCATCCGCAAGAAGGCGATCAGGATCTTTTCGCTGGATGACTATGTAGACGCTGGGACCATGAACTCGGACCAGCGTGACGCGATCCAGGCGGCTGTGCGCAACCGACGCAACATCCTGGTGGTGGGGGGAACGGGGACCGGCAAGACGACGCTCACCAACGCCATCACCGACTACATGACGAAAGTCTGTCCCCAGGATCGGCTGGCGATCATCGAGGACACCGGCGAGCTGCAATGCAATGCGCCCAATGCCGTGACGATGAGGTCCGTCGATCACGTGGACATGACGCGGCTGCTCAAGGCCACGATGCGGCTGCGCCCGGACCGGATCCTGGTGGGCGAAGTCCGCGATGGCGCTGCCCTGGCGCTGCTCAAGGCCTGGAACACGGGGCACCCCGGCGGGGCTGCAACCGTGCACGCGAACTCGGCTGCTGCCGGATTGATCCGCCTGGAACAGCTGGTCGCTGAAGCCACCCAGGCACCAATGCAATCGCTCATCGCCGAAGCCATCGATCTGATTGTTTCCATCGGGAAGGAGAGCGGCAAAAGGCGCGTTCAGGAGGTCGTCTTGGTTGAAGCCTACGACGGCCATGCTTACGTCACCAAACCAGTCTAG
- a CDS encoding TrbC/VirB2 family protein yields the protein MQVASTSAPSSLTGKAWAIVSSPYFWLGVVLVVFLFGLIQPAHAADASDGGGAGLPWEVPLGKLKKSVSGPVAFAIALLGIIACGSTLIWGGEVSEFTRRMVYVVLVVCMIVFANTMLTGALFSGALVPPQAAAGAAMHTQPQPARWPALGGTNG from the coding sequence ATGCAAGTTGCATCCACTTCGGCACCGTCCTCACTCACCGGCAAGGCGTGGGCCATCGTATCCAGCCCGTACTTCTGGCTGGGTGTTGTCCTCGTGGTTTTTCTGTTCGGCCTCATCCAGCCTGCGCATGCAGCGGATGCGTCCGATGGTGGCGGCGCCGGCCTGCCGTGGGAAGTCCCCCTGGGCAAGCTCAAGAAATCGGTGAGCGGGCCGGTGGCCTTTGCCATCGCGCTGCTGGGGATCATTGCCTGCGGATCCACGCTCATCTGGGGTGGCGAAGTGTCGGAGTTCACCCGCCGGATGGTCTATGTCGTCCTGGTGGTCTGCATGATCGTCTTTGCCAACACCATGCTGACGGGCGCGCTGTTCTCGGGTGCCTTGGTGCCCCCTCAAGCTGCCGCTGGTGCGGCAATGCATACCCAGCCACAGCCGGCGCGCTGGCCGGCCCTGGGAGGCACCAATGGATAG
- the trbJ gene encoding P-type conjugative transfer protein TrbJ — translation MRNISHKSFGLHASAAIMASVLIGSVFYLSAPKPAHAIYCSNCATWYHQMREYAEAVSTNLNTAKQLQTQISQYNDMVKQGMSLPSRNFKNITRDLENIADVYRGTQAIGRNISNLEEAFKQQFPGYQTYLQSSSRASEMMPSRYEKWDRQGQDNARTAMLSAGMNISTFASEEAQLRTLVSRSQNAEGRLQAIQAGNEIAASNVQQLQKLRDLLATQIQMQSNYMAQEQERMSIENALQQQRSSMIINDTGLDKGY, via the coding sequence ATGAGAAATATCTCGCATAAATCCTTCGGCTTGCATGCTTCGGCGGCAATCATGGCGAGCGTGCTCATTGGTTCTGTTTTCTATCTATCGGCTCCCAAACCTGCTCATGCCATTTATTGCTCGAACTGCGCTACGTGGTATCACCAAATGCGTGAGTACGCTGAAGCTGTATCGACGAATTTGAATACGGCCAAACAGCTGCAGACCCAAATTAGTCAATACAACGACATGGTGAAGCAAGGCATGTCCTTGCCATCGAGAAATTTCAAAAATATAACGCGCGATCTGGAAAACATCGCAGATGTCTACCGCGGAACCCAGGCGATTGGGAGGAACATTTCAAACCTTGAAGAAGCATTCAAGCAGCAGTTTCCTGGCTACCAAACCTATCTTCAATCATCTAGCAGAGCGTCCGAGATGATGCCAAGCCGCTATGAAAAGTGGGATAGGCAAGGGCAGGATAACGCGCGCACGGCAATGCTATCCGCAGGAATGAACATCAGCACATTCGCCTCAGAAGAGGCGCAACTCAGAACGCTGGTCAGTCGCTCCCAAAACGCAGAGGGGCGCCTTCAGGCCATCCAAGCAGGCAACGAAATCGCGGCCTCCAACGTGCAGCAACTTCAAAAACTCCGGGATTTGCTGGCTACACAAATTCAGATGCAAAGCAATTATATGGCTCAAGAGCAAGAACGCATGTCTATTGAAAACGCACTTCAACAGCAGCGCAGTTCAATGATAATTAATGACACCGGCCTGGATAAGGGGTACTAA
- a CDS encoding plasmid mobilization protein, whose product MSHENDDQQPRPRREVPPIKVWVTDVEKAKVAELADQAGLSLSAYLLAAGLKNPIRSKLDFQAVSDIAKVNGDLGRVAGLLKLWLAEKRGQGARPIDVEAMMMDFRALQTEMTFLMSRMHKQ is encoded by the coding sequence ATGTCACACGAAAACGACGATCAGCAGCCTCGGCCACGCCGTGAAGTGCCGCCCATCAAAGTCTGGGTGACAGACGTGGAAAAAGCAAAGGTTGCGGAATTGGCCGACCAAGCCGGTTTATCCCTGTCCGCCTACCTTCTGGCTGCCGGATTAAAGAACCCAATCCGTTCAAAGCTTGATTTCCAAGCGGTCAGTGATATCGCAAAGGTCAATGGCGATCTTGGCCGCGTCGCTGGGCTATTGAAACTTTGGCTGGCTGAAAAGCGGGGGCAGGGTGCGCGGCCAATCGATGTCGAGGCCATGATGATGGATTTCCGGGCCTTGCAGACCGAAATGACATTTTTGATGTCGCGGATGCATAAGCAATGA
- a CDS encoding conjugal transfer protein TraL, whose amino-acid sequence MKQVHFTLQGKGGVGKSFISALLIQYLRSKGNEVQAVDTDPVNATLSGYKAFNTQRLELIKNGTLNERNFDNLIEQIVAEDSDFVVDNGAASFLPLTYYLAENDAINIIQENGKQVVIHTVITGGQAMRDTLAGLASLAEQMPGDAQIVVWLNEYFGDIEAAGTQFEHMQVYKNNKDRIAGIVRIARQTSTTYGEDIKLMLDSKLTFEEVKQAPEFKLMAKSRLEKTKSAIFDQLALVV is encoded by the coding sequence ATGAAACAGGTTCATTTTACCCTGCAAGGCAAAGGCGGCGTTGGCAAATCCTTCATATCGGCCTTGCTGATTCAATACCTTCGCTCCAAAGGCAATGAGGTACAGGCGGTTGATACCGACCCTGTGAATGCCACGCTGTCCGGCTACAAGGCATTCAATACGCAGCGCCTTGAGCTCATAAAGAACGGCACACTGAATGAAAGAAATTTCGACAACCTGATTGAACAGATTGTGGCGGAAGACAGCGACTTTGTTGTTGACAATGGCGCGGCATCATTCCTTCCGCTGACCTACTACCTTGCAGAGAATGACGCAATAAATATCATCCAGGAAAATGGCAAGCAGGTCGTAATTCACACGGTCATTACCGGCGGACAAGCCATGCGCGACACTTTGGCCGGGCTGGCCTCGTTGGCTGAGCAAATGCCCGGAGATGCGCAAATAGTAGTATGGCTCAATGAATATTTCGGCGACATTGAAGCTGCGGGCACGCAATTCGAGCACATGCAGGTCTACAAGAATAACAAGGATCGCATTGCTGGAATTGTTCGGATTGCACGACAAACCAGCACAACCTATGGCGAGGACATCAAACTGATGCTCGACAGCAAGCTTACTTTTGAAGAAGTAAAGCAAGCGCCAGAGTTCAAGTTGATGGCCAAGTCGCGTTTGGAAAAAACAAAATCTGCAATCTTTGACCAGCTTGCGCTTGTTGTCTGA